The DNA segment ACCTACCACCGAGAAAGGGCTGAACGAATGGGGGTAGGCAGCCGATACTCGAGGGGCTCAGAAACCGGGTTCGGGTCGCTCTCCGAGGGTCATCTCGACGGTGGTCTCGGAGCCGTCCCGAATCACGGTGAGTGAAATCGTATCGCCGGGATCAGTCTGGAGTGCGAGGAACGTCGAGAGGGCGTGGTTGTCCGGAATGGGTTCCCCGTCGATCGACCGGATGATATCACCGCCGACCGGCACCCCGCCGCCGGTCGTGTCGGTGCTCCCCTCGAGCGTGCCGTCTGCCGGGCCACCGTCGCTGACCGCGGCGACGAAGATTCCGGTGGCTTCCTCGAGGTCGTTCGCCTGAGCTATCGTCAGGTCGACGGGGATCAGTCGAATCCCCATGTGCGAGTGGCGGAACTCGCCGTGGTTGATCAGGGCCGGAATGACCCGTTCGCTGAGCGCCGCCGAGATGGCGTAGCCGATGTTTTCGCCCTGCGTGGCGTGGACGACGCCGACGACTTCACCGTTCATCCCGACCAGCGGGCCACCGCTGTTTCCCGGATTGACGGCCGCGTCAGTCTGAACTACATTGGGATACGAAAAGTCGTGCCAGGCTGGCGACACCGACCGGTTGACGCCGCTGACGATGCCCTGTGACATCGAGCCCTCGAGACCGATGGGGTTCCCGATAGCCAGCACTTCCTGACCCACGACGGGCCGTTCGTCGCTGAGTGCCAGCGGAGCAACGTTCTCGGGCACCGTATCGGGTTCGATGACGGCCAGGTCGCTGTAGAAATCGGTGCCGATGACGTCGCCACCGGTCCACTCGCCGCTGTTGTACTGCACCTGGACGTCGACATCCTCGCTGCTGAAGACCACGTGGTCGTTCGTAACGATGTACCCGCCGGGGTGGAGAAAGCCCGAGCCCTCCCCCTGTGCAGGGCCGCCGAAGCCGCCCTCTCCCCGAACCCGGACGAGCGTGACGGCGTCGACCGTCGCTTTATAGACGTCGGTATAGACAGAACCGTCAGCCGTGGGCCGGTCGTCCGTCTCGACCGATGCCGTTTCGCGCTGGTCGAACTCGATTGTGCTGGCACCGGGTTCGGCACAGCCGGCGATGGCAGCCACGCCGCTCGCCCCGGCGAGCGAGAGGAACTGCCGTCGGTTCACTCGAGAATCACTCATACCCGACTGCAAGGACCGCACACGGGTAAATCTCATCCCCTCGGAGAAACCCGAAAGGAAAACGTGTTACCGTCGGCCTCCCGATACGCGAGCATGACCGTTATCGACGTCGCCCGAAAGCTCCTGGCCGGAGGGACCATCTGTGACGCCTGTCTCGGCCGGCCCGTCGCCGACCGAAGTTTCGGGCTGACCAACGACGAACGCGGCCGGGCGCTCCGGACGACCATCGCCCTCGAGGACGACGTAGACTACGAGCCAGTGGACCCCATCGAGTGTTGGGTCTGTGATGGCTACTGTGGCACCTTCGACGCCATCGCCGACACCATCGTCGACGAACTCGAGGGACTGTCCTTCGAGACCTACCAGATCGGCACGCGTGTACCACCGCTCATCGAGGAAAACGACCGGCTGTTGCGCGAAGACGCCGACCTCGAGGAAGACGCCGGCGAGCCGATGAAACGGGAAGTCAACCGCGAGGTCGGCCGTCGCGTCGGTTCGCGAACGGGGGCAACGTTCGACCTCGAGCGGCCGGACGTTCTCATCGTCATCGACCTCGAAGCGTTCGACCCACATTCGGTGCTCGAGGAAGCCGAAGACACCGACGAGACCC comes from the Natronosalvus amylolyticus genome and includes:
- a CDS encoding S1C family serine protease — translated: MSDSRVNRRQFLSLAGASGVAAIAGCAEPGASTIEFDQRETASVETDDRPTADGSVYTDVYKATVDAVTLVRVRGEGGFGGPAQGEGSGFLHPGGYIVTNDHVVFSSEDVDVQVQYNSGEWTGGDVIGTDFYSDLAVIEPDTVPENVAPLALSDERPVVGQEVLAIGNPIGLEGSMSQGIVSGVNRSVSPAWHDFSYPNVVQTDAAVNPGNSGGPLVGMNGEVVGVVHATQGENIGYAISAALSERVIPALINHGEFRHSHMGIRLIPVDLTIAQANDLEEATGIFVAAVSDGGPADGTLEGSTDTTGGGVPVGGDIIRSIDGEPIPDNHALSTFLALQTDPGDTISLTVIRDGSETTVEMTLGERPEPGF